The following nucleotide sequence is from bacterium.
GAATGTTATTAGGGCAGTAAATAATGCTTTCTTCCCATACAGTGCCTCTTTGCTCATCATTCATATAATGAACTTCGTCTAAAATTATATATTGAACATTTTTAAGGTTTTCCTCAACCTTTCCAAGGCTTGTTCCGTAAAGCATATTTCTGAAAACTTCCGTTGTCATTACAACAATCTGTGCATCTCTATTTAAGGAAGTATCTCCTGTCAGCAATCCAACCTTGTCTTCACCGTATTTCGCGGAGAAATCATTGAGTTTCTGGTTGCTCAAAGCTTTTAAAGGTGTGGTATAAAAAACTCTTTTATTTTGTTCTATAGCACGAATTATTGCCTGTTCAGCGATTACGGTTTTTCCTGCGCCTGTAGGCGCACAGACCACAACGCTTTTGCCGTTATTTATATGTTCGGCTGCTTCTTTCTGGAAATCATCCAGTTCGAAATCAAACCCGTATTTTTTCTGTTCAATATCACTCATTTTTTATCTTTATCAATCATAAAAATTTTATAAACTCTCTATTTATAAGATAGCAGAATATTCAAGCAGATACCAGTTAAAAATTCTTTTATTATCTTTAGTCAAGTTTAAATTACTTGTCCCCTGTTACTTTATTTTTAACCCAAACTGCTGTTTTCGCCATTCCCGTTAAAATTGCCGCATCTGCAACATAAGTGCCAAAAGCCATTAAAAGAATTTTATTGTGTTCTTTTTTTATTGCTTCAGTCATTAATTTTGATTTTTCTGTAAATTTAAAGGCTCTTAATGAAGCAAGGACTTCTTCCACAAGTGAAAGCAGCGATAGCACTGCAATTGTAAGTCCGATACGTTCTTTTACAAAGTCTTTTGTTTTTGTCAAAAAAGTTTTATTTTCAGGATTATTATTTTCTTTTTTGTGGAACATAGCAGTAAGTATAGCCAGAGGCGTTAAAACAAGAGAAGAGACTATTTTAAGCCTTAAAGGTATTCTTGTAAAAAAGTTTTTATTTTTATTAATTGCATGACCTATTTCATGAAGTAAAGATCCCGTTCTTCCGCTAATTACATAGTTAAAACTCGGATTATAACC
It contains:
- a CDS encoding zinc metallopeptidase, which codes for KGIRIVDASSEEKLKQSIKEVSEETIKSINNMSVMKKLTLRSIVLLNKLSDISYLLIGTIPDLKLKIQSGIKYGGYNPSFNYVISGRTGSLLHEIGHAINKNKNFFTRIPLRLKIVSSLVLTPLAILTAMFHKKENNNPENKTFLTKTKDFVKERIGLTIAVLSLLSLVEEVLASLRAFKFTEKSKLMTEAIKKEHNKILLMAFGTYVADAAILTGMAKTAVWVKNKVTGDK